The following proteins are encoded in a genomic region of Saccharopolyspora antimicrobica:
- a CDS encoding winged helix DNA-binding domain-containing protein, with product MTVLDARALNRATLARQLLLDHSDATALDAVSHLCGLQAQEPQEPFVGLWSRLRAFDPAALSELLVERRVVRVHLMRRTVHLVTADDAVAWRARHDAMLRQRVLGVYRDELAGVDLAELTAAGLEVMADGEPRSMPEIARELADRWPDAGTRALGEMLFAALIPVVQLPPRGLWRQKGGVRNALLSSWLGREIDPPSANGADPAGEELVRRYLAAFGPATSTDLRTWCGLAGLPRAVAAIREELVSFRDERGRELLDLPDAPRPDPGTPAPVRFLPAFDNAILGYHDRSRIIDDEHRGLSVAGERVVLVDGRVAATWTVDDGAVKVSPLRALSRADRTEVADQGRELAAFLSDGESDRVTIAA from the coding sequence ATGACGGTCCTCGACGCCCGCGCGCTCAACCGCGCGACGCTCGCCCGGCAGCTGCTGCTCGACCACTCCGATGCGACGGCGCTCGACGCGGTTTCGCACTTGTGCGGCCTGCAAGCGCAGGAACCGCAGGAACCGTTCGTCGGACTTTGGTCGCGGCTGCGCGCGTTCGACCCGGCGGCGCTCTCGGAGCTGCTGGTCGAACGGCGCGTGGTGCGGGTTCACCTGATGCGGCGCACCGTTCACCTCGTCACCGCCGACGACGCCGTGGCCTGGCGGGCTCGCCACGATGCCATGCTGCGCCAACGGGTTCTCGGCGTTTACCGCGACGAGCTGGCCGGTGTCGACCTGGCGGAACTCACCGCTGCGGGACTCGAGGTCATGGCCGATGGCGAGCCGCGTTCGATGCCGGAGATCGCGCGCGAACTCGCCGACCGCTGGCCGGATGCGGGAACGCGGGCGCTGGGCGAGATGCTGTTCGCCGCGCTCATCCCGGTGGTGCAGCTGCCGCCGCGAGGGCTGTGGCGACAGAAGGGCGGAGTCCGCAACGCCCTGCTGTCTTCCTGGTTGGGCCGCGAAATCGACCCGCCGTCCGCGAACGGCGCCGACCCGGCCGGCGAGGAGCTGGTGCGGCGCTACCTCGCGGCGTTCGGGCCCGCGACCTCCACCGACCTGCGCACTTGGTGCGGCTTGGCCGGACTGCCGCGCGCGGTGGCCGCGATCCGAGAGGAGCTCGTCTCCTTCCGCGACGAGCGGGGCCGAGAACTGCTGGATCTCCCCGACGCCCCGCGTCCCGACCCCGGCACTCCCGCGCCGGTGCGGTTCCTGCCCGCGTTCGACAACGCGATCCTCGGCTACCACGACCGCAGCCGGATCATCGACGACGAGCACCGCGGCCTGTCGGTCGCCGGTGAACGCGTCGTCCTGGTCGACGGCCGCGTAGCCGCGACCTGGACCGTCGACGACGGAGCAGTGAAGGTCAGCCCGCTGCGCGCGCTTTCCCGGGCCGATCGCACCGAAGTCGCCGACCAAGGCCGGGAACTCGCGGCCTTCCTCTCCGACGGCGAGAGCGACCGCGTCACCATCGCCGCATGA
- a CDS encoding dienelactone hydrolase family protein, producing the protein MAHIVLFHSVLGLRSAEHLAAERLRSAGHEVTTPDLFAGETASTIDAGFQLLDQIGWSTLLDRARKSLADLPADTVLSGLSMGTQVAADLWPERPETAAVVLLHAAPELPTPVRRGIKVQLHAADPDEFAPQERVESLQQEAEKHGVNLEVFRYSGAGHFYTDPELPDHDPAAAEQTWQRVLAFLG; encoded by the coding sequence GTGGCCCACATCGTGCTGTTCCATTCCGTCCTCGGTCTCCGCTCCGCCGAACACCTCGCCGCAGAGCGGCTGAGAAGTGCAGGCCACGAGGTCACCACGCCCGACCTCTTCGCGGGCGAGACCGCGTCCACCATCGACGCCGGCTTCCAGCTGCTCGACCAGATCGGCTGGTCAACGCTCCTCGACCGCGCCAGGAAGAGCCTCGCGGACTTACCCGCCGACACGGTGCTGTCCGGTCTCTCCATGGGAACCCAGGTCGCTGCGGACCTCTGGCCCGAGCGCCCGGAGACAGCGGCGGTCGTCCTCCTCCACGCCGCCCCGGAACTCCCCACACCGGTCCGTCGCGGCATCAAGGTGCAGCTGCACGCCGCCGATCCGGACGAGTTCGCACCGCAGGAGCGCGTCGAATCTCTCCAGCAGGAAGCCGAGAAGCACGGCGTGAATCTGGAGGTCTTCCGCTACTCAGGAGCGGGTCACTTCTACACCGACCCCGAACTGCCCGACCACGATCCGGCTGCCGCCGAGCAGACCTGGCAACGAGTCCTGGCTTTCCTGGGCTGA